One region of Carcharodon carcharias isolate sCarCar2 chromosome 21, sCarCar2.pri, whole genome shotgun sequence genomic DNA includes:
- the myf5 gene encoding myogenic factor 5, translating to MDIMVDCLFSPSDLFYDNSCLSSPGEADFTDDFEHGALVFRENKRESRGTDEEKHVRAPSGHHQAGHCLLWACKACKRKSSSTDRRKAATMRERRRLKKVNQAFETLKRCTSSNPNQRLPKVEILRNAISYIESLQELLREQVANYYNLPDNVNSEPGSPTSNCSDEMMGCNSPVWSRRNISFDRIYCTELQNVCSNSRGLAVSSLDYLSNIVERISPSPEHCPLSGQDGRTISPPTSDSSQPTTPSQPVYHVL from the exons ATGGATATCATGGTCGACTGCCTCTTCTCTCCGTCCGATCTGTTTTATGATAATTCTTGCCTCTCGTCCCCCGGGGAGGCAGACTTTACAGATGATTTTGAACACGGCGCCCTTGTGTTTCGGGAGAATAAACGGGAGTCCCGCGGAACTGATGAAGAGAAACATGTCAGAGCCCCAAGCGGTCACCACCAGGCCGGCCACTGCCTCCTCTGGGCTTGCAAAGCCTGCAAGCGCAAAAGCTCCAGCACCGACAGGAGGAAGGCGGCCACCATGCGGGAGAGGAGGAGGCTTAAGAAAGTGAACCAAGCTTTCGAGACTCTGAAGAGGTGCACCAGCTCCAACCCAAACCAGCGGCTGCCTAAAGTGGAGATTCTGAGAAACGCCATCAGTTACATCGAGAGTCTTCAGGAGTTGCTCAGGGAGCAGGTGGCCAACTATTATAACCTCCCCGACAATGTCAACTCAGAGCCCGGGAGCCCCACATCCAACTGCTCGGACGAAATG ATGGGATGTAACAGCCCAGTCTGGTCTAGGAGGAACATCAGTTTTGACCGCATTTACTGTACGGAATTACAGAATG TATGCTCCAATAGCCGAGGCCTTGCTGTTTCCAGTTTGGACTATCTGTCCAACATAGTGGAGCGGATTTCACCATCCCCCGAGCATTGTCCTCTTTCAGGCCAGGATGGAAGGACCATATCCCCACCCACCAGTGATTCCTCACAGCCCACCACTCCCAGCCAGCCTGTTTATCATGTTCTTTAA